The Desulfovermiculus halophilus DSM 18834 genome includes a region encoding these proteins:
- a CDS encoding outer membrane homotrimeric porin, translating to MKKFVLGLLTAAMVLGTAGISFAQQDLPQFCTFGYYRAAASFVNNFGFDEDAKSDDHQIYQRIRQYFEYSANENLTAQVAYEIDNGWGYQGGYFGNDAAANKHEDFSGIEIKRAQLNFNWPNTEVNIQAGLTGYVTPGSAMGTPVLADDMPGIFINAPVNDMASFTLGYVRAYDGYRISGGSDYDDTREYRTGGDQLDAFVASVPLNYEGFNLTPYGVYARIGEEVMNSQYTGMFDTWTSFLGTIASESADEDLYDDNVDAFWVGLPFGIDMIDPLSITGQFVYGSVDGGSSALDREGYFFDVSVDYTAMDLFTPSLYFYYSSGEDDDIDDGSETMPTLRNDGYYYPPAGAALGFNSAYGFGDGDYSYAQYVPHGVWSLGFALKDIQFVDKLSHSFAIAYSQGTHDEDAFTEEVVALDKEDSRFTEMTTEDSSVEVTFYNYYQIYENLKAVLELDYAALDMDEDIWGEGPNGGDYKDDDIYRATFGLSYDF from the coding sequence ATGAAAAAATTCGTCTTGGGACTGCTCACAGCAGCCATGGTCCTGGGCACCGCGGGCATTTCCTTTGCCCAGCAGGATCTGCCTCAGTTCTGTACCTTTGGGTACTACCGGGCAGCGGCATCCTTTGTGAACAACTTCGGTTTCGACGAAGATGCAAAGTCTGATGATCATCAGATCTATCAGCGGATCAGGCAGTACTTTGAGTACAGCGCCAATGAAAACCTCACCGCTCAGGTCGCTTATGAGATCGATAACGGCTGGGGGTACCAAGGCGGTTACTTTGGCAACGACGCAGCCGCCAACAAACATGAAGACTTTTCCGGCATCGAAATCAAGCGGGCCCAGTTGAACTTCAACTGGCCAAACACCGAGGTCAATATCCAGGCTGGCCTGACCGGGTACGTCACTCCGGGCAGCGCCATGGGCACCCCGGTCTTGGCTGACGACATGCCCGGAATCTTCATCAACGCCCCAGTCAATGACATGGCCAGCTTTACGCTCGGGTATGTCCGGGCCTATGATGGATATCGGATTTCTGGCGGCAGTGATTATGACGATACAAGGGAATACCGCACAGGTGGTGACCAGTTGGACGCCTTTGTGGCCTCTGTGCCCCTAAACTACGAAGGTTTCAATCTTACCCCCTACGGCGTATATGCCCGCATCGGGGAAGAAGTTATGAACAGCCAGTATACTGGGATGTTCGATACCTGGACCTCCTTTCTGGGCACCATTGCAAGTGAATCTGCTGATGAAGATCTTTATGATGATAATGTCGACGCCTTTTGGGTTGGACTGCCCTTCGGCATCGACATGATTGATCCCTTGTCCATTACTGGTCAGTTCGTGTACGGCAGCGTTGACGGCGGAAGCAGCGCCCTGGATCGGGAAGGTTACTTCTTTGATGTCAGCGTTGACTACACCGCCATGGATCTGTTCACCCCCTCTCTGTATTTCTACTACTCCTCTGGGGAGGATGATGACATTGACGACGGCAGCGAGACCATGCCTACCCTGCGCAACGATGGGTACTACTATCCCCCGGCAGGCGCGGCTCTTGGATTCAACAGCGCTTATGGCTTTGGCGACGGTGACTACTCCTACGCCCAGTACGTGCCCCACGGCGTCTGGAGCCTGGGCTTCGCCCTCAAGGACATCCAGTTCGTGGACAAGCTGAGCCACTCTTTTGCCATTGCCTACTCCCAGGGGACCCATGATGAGGATGCCTTTACAGAAGAAGTTGTAGCATTAGATAAAGAGGATTCTCGTTTTACCGAGATGACCACAGAAGACAGCTCAGTTGAAGTTACCTTCTACAACTACTATCAGATCTACGAAAACCTGAAGGCCGTTCTGGAACTCGACTACGCCGCTCTGGACATGGACGAGGACATCTGGGGTGAAGGACCCAATGGCGGTGACTACAAGGACGATGACATCTACCGGGCTACCTTTGGTCTGTCCTACGACTTCTAA
- a CDS encoding Rpn family recombination-promoting nuclease/putative transposase has product MSKRQNPHDKVIKNILGRHETAVSFLQSFLPERMTRHLELESLRFEQTSHIPDHLQEYFSDILIRMPLRDRDQEAEIYVLLEHKSFLDEWVPLQLLRYMVETWTSYGQKRKEPFRKLPLLLPIVIAHGEYKWRYKTKLSSIVDVPDETFRAYLPDFEYSLFDVNVEDVRGYAFHSALKSLFAIWQISPKREFLDELKDALMFLFQDLDEKQLDRFLKILVYYLSQARSSEELSDIMDVIRSLPAGGETMETIAEMLEKKGYEKGLSLGEQRGEQRGEQRGEKRGELKKSREMLLEAISERYGTVSSDLVRRINSIDSHDTLKMLFKQVFRVDSLEEFQEQVLRATDN; this is encoded by the coding sequence ATGTCCAAGCGCCAAAATCCCCATGACAAGGTGATCAAAAACATCCTGGGCAGGCATGAAACGGCTGTCAGTTTTCTACAGAGTTTTTTGCCGGAAAGGATGACCCGGCACCTTGAGCTGGAGTCCCTGCGCTTTGAGCAAACGAGCCACATTCCAGACCATTTGCAAGAGTACTTCTCCGATATACTCATACGCATGCCTCTCCGGGATCGTGATCAGGAGGCCGAGATCTATGTTCTGCTGGAGCACAAAAGTTTTCTGGATGAATGGGTTCCGCTCCAGCTGCTTCGGTACATGGTGGAAACGTGGACCTCATACGGGCAAAAACGCAAAGAACCATTCCGTAAGCTGCCCCTTCTTTTGCCGATCGTCATAGCCCATGGAGAGTATAAGTGGCGCTACAAAACCAAGCTCAGTTCAATTGTTGATGTGCCTGACGAAACATTCCGTGCTTATCTCCCGGACTTCGAATACAGCCTCTTTGATGTGAACGTTGAAGATGTTCGGGGCTATGCCTTCCATTCGGCCCTGAAGTCCTTGTTTGCCATTTGGCAGATCAGCCCGAAGAGGGAGTTTCTGGATGAGCTCAAAGACGCTCTGATGTTCCTTTTTCAGGATTTGGATGAGAAACAGCTTGATCGATTCTTGAAGATCCTGGTATACTACTTATCACAGGCGAGGTCTTCGGAAGAACTGTCTGATATTATGGACGTGATCCGATCCTTACCTGCTGGAGGAGAGACTATGGAGACTATAGCTGAAATGTTGGAGAAAAAAGGCTACGAGAAAGGCCTTTCCCTAGGGGAACAACGAGGCGAACAACGAGGCGAACAACGAGGCGAAAAAAGAGGTGAGCTTAAAAAATCCAGAGAAATGCTTTTGGAAGCTATAAGCGAAAGATATGGCACAGTCAGTTCCGATCTCGTCAGACGCATCAACTCTATTGACTCTCACGATACTTTGAAGATGCTCTTCAAGCAGGTCTTCCGAGTGGATTCGCTGGAAGAATTTCAAGAACAGGTCCTGAGAGCTACAGACAACTGA